Part of the Candidatus Amarolinea dominans genome is shown below.
TGGTTCAGCGTACGCACGTAGCGACCGCGCAGTTGGCCTTCCTCGCCCTGCTCTTTGAGCGCCCCCAGGTTACCCTGCACCACCTTCTGCTGATTGAAGATGGCCTGACGGTTCGTCTCGTTCTTGCGCACGCTCGTTTCGTGCTCAGCCAGGCGATCGTGCAGCGCCAGGATCGCCTTGATGCGATCGAAGGCGGCTTGATCGAGCAGATGGTCGCGCAGCCAGCGTTGCAGGGTATCGAAGCGTTGATTGCGAACCTCTTCCCGCCGCGCCACCAAGCGGCGCTGGGCGGCCGTAAACACGGCCACGCTGTGCGCCTTGACCTGCACCAAGTAACGATAGGCATCGGCCGTGGTTTCGACCGGGTCAGGCGTGTCGAACGGGGTGTAGTTGGCCAGGCGCGGGTGCTCCAGGGTCACGTTGACCGCCTGGTCGTTGCGGTTCTCGACGCGGTAGGTGACGCGCTGGATCTGATATTCCTGCAAGGAAAGCAGCCCATTGGCGATGTTGACCGAAACCAGCAACTGCTCGTTGGTCGTCTCCTCCGTCACCTTGACGCCCAAGTCAACCGCGTAAGCCAGGAAGATTTCGCCGCCGGGCGCGGTGAAGGGAAGCATGGCCTCGCCCGCGTACTCGCCGGCCTCCACCACCGTCAACGGCCCGCGCTCCAGGGTCAAGCCGGTCTCATTCTTGAAACGCGCGGTAATGACGGGGTTCAGCGGGTGCTTGCGACCATTGTAGATGCGCTCCTTGCGTAGGGCCGGCTGCGCCTGCAGAATCGGCACCATCGCCGAGCGCCCGCGCTTGACCGTCACCGGGTTGGCCACCACGTAGCTGAAGAATTCGCCTTGCGCCTGGCCTGTTGCCGCCACCACGGTAGATTGAGAAAGATCGGCTGCGCTCATCTTGGCGGCAGGCGCCGGCGCTTGCCGCTCATCGGCCATCATCGTGCGGCCCAGGGCACGCACACCGCGCATCGCGGGCGGGGGAGATGACAACGCCTCAGCAAATTCCACCGGCCGCGCCACCGCGCGCGCCTCTTCCCTGACCACCGGCCGCTCCGGGGTAAAGGGCGTGTAGAGATCGTAAATAAAGCTGACCGGCATCCCGGCCACAAAGGTCAGATGCACATTTTCCAGATCTTCATCGAAGGTGTTGTCGAACAGCCCCCACCCCTGCAAAACACTCAGCGGCTTGCCGTCCTGCTCATCGGCTACCAGGCGATAGCTGACCCGCCAGATGGGGCTAGGCGCAATGTAACTGACGACCAGGTCAGAGGGACCAGGCGCCAGGCGCACCGTGACCGAGCGCTTCTCGTCCTCCATCAGGCTGGTGTCGAGAAAATAGGCCAGGTCGCCGGCGGCGCGTGCGTCCACCAGGTTCAGTTGGCGGATATCGCTGACGGGAAGGGTGCGCACCGCGGCCTGACCGGGAACAAAAATCGAGAGGAGCGTAGCGGTCAGCGGCTCACGCTTGCCGGGTAGGTCCACGCCCACCGCGATACCGGCCAGGGTTTCACCGGCTGTGATCACTTCGACCGCGCGGCCGCGCACATCGCGCAGCAGATCGCGCAGGCTGGCGCCGTCCGAGAGTTGAATGGACGAGCGGGCCAGGAGCGCGGCCTTATCCTCCGGCGTGGCATAATCCATGCCGAGCACCTGGCCGCCGCCCACGGTGAACGCGGTCAGGCTCTTGAGGATGTCGTTCATCTCGTCCCTGCGGAACTGCAAAGAAGCCATGGATGCAGTGGAGGCAGTGGAGGCAGTGGAGGCAGTGGATGAAGTGTCGGTGTCCACTGTGCCCCGGCGCTGATAAAAACCGACGCCATGTTTGTAGAGAGTCATCTTGACAATGGGAAGCGTATTCATGAGCAAGCGCCTTTCTGTGCAGAAAAACAAAACATCGGAAGCCGGCGGTGGCTTCCGATGTCAATGGTGTCAATAAAAACCGATGGCCAGCCGGCCTCAAGCTATGGTCCTGCCGGGGCAGGTGCGGGTAGTGAGTGCCCGGTCAGACCTGATGAACGCGGCAGTAAGCCGAACCGGCCAGGGCGACATTTTTGCACGAACGGCCCGATTTGGTCACGGCCACACAGGGTTGCGGTGTTGCCAGGGTCACGGGCATCTCGATCTGCGCCGCGTGCGTGCCGTTGATCGGCACGGTGGGCGTGAACAACACCGGTGGTTCCGCGACGACTGCGACTGCCGTCTCAATCAGAGTCTCATGCACGAGCAACGGCACGGCCGGAGCCTCTGGCACCGCCAAAGCCTGCATGAGATCTTCCACGCCTGCGGTCGCAGCCGGCTCATCTACAGCGATGGTCTCGACCGGTTGTCTGCGCCGGCGCGGCTGTTTGACCGGGGCGGGTGTGACGGTGGGGCTGTCCGCGGCCTGGTCCGGGGCGGGCGTGGCCGCAGCCGGTTCGGTCGGAGCCGCCAGCGCAGGGTGCGCCAGGGTTTGTGTCTGCTGGGCGAAGGCTAACAGATCCACAAACTCCTGTTCGAAATACTCGTTGATCTTTTCTGGATCGGGTACCAAGCCGGTGTCGGTCGCAATGCCGAGCACCACCGTGTCGTTGTAGCTGAAGATGCTGACGCCCAGACCCATGCGACCCGACTGCGGCACCCAAAACATGTTTGTGACGATCTTCTGACCGGCGAAGTAGACTGCCTGGCGCGGGCCAGGCACGTTGGTCATCACGGCCGAGGACTTCATGCCGAAGATGTTGACCATCTGATCGGCTACTTGAATGGGCATCAGGCCCAGGGTATTGAGAATCTGAAAGGCGACGAGCGCTTCCGGCGTGTTCTTGATGTCGTCCATGCGCTGCTTGAGCTCGTGCAAGCGCTCCCTCGGGTCAACCAGGTAGATGGGCAGGGAGAGGTAGATGAGGCCAAAACGATTGCCCAGCTTGTACGCCTCTTCGAGCGGCCGCAAGTTGACAGGCACCATGGCGCGGATATTGATGCCGTCGGTTGGGTCGTCGCGAAATTCCATGTATCGGCGCAGCGCGCCGGTCATCGCCGTCAGCAGCACATCGTTAACCGTGCCGCCCAGCGCCTTACCAATGAGCTTAACGTTGGCTAGTGGGATCGCTTGGGACCAGGCGACACGCTTGGACACGCCCAGGGAACCCTTGTAGACCGTGTGCGGATCAGGGCCGAGAAGCAGAATCTTGCCCAGGGCGGCGGCCGCACTGGCGCCTTGGGACGCCAAATCCAGGGCGTGACTGGGGTTGGTCAGTGTCTCCAAACCTTCATGAATCAACGTATCAGTCACCTTGCGTGCGGTGGAAACCATGCCCAAGGCGCTGCGCAGGGTACTCTCCAGCCAACCAGGCGAGTGGCGTTCCTGGCGTTCGGGGGGCGTCGGGTAGGGCGCATCGGGGTCGGTGTCGGTACTGGAGAGCATGACGTGCATCAGCGCGATACCATCGGCGATGCAGTGGTGCAGCCGCATGAGCAAGACGCTGCCTTCGCCGTAATTTTCGATGTAGTGCATCTGCCACAACGGTTTGGAGAAATCGAGCGGCGTACTCATCAGGTCGCTGATAAAATCTTGCAGCGCGGTCTTGTCCCCCGGAGGCGGCAGAGCAATCCGGTGGATGTGAGAGTTGAGATCAAAATTGCGATCGGTGATCCAATAGGCCTTGTTGCCTTGCCTCACCACCTTGTGCCGAAAACGGCTGAAGCGTTCTACCCAGCGATATTGCACGGTATCGCGCAGACGCGTGAAATCAACCGGTTTGTCGAAAATGAAAAGGCCCGACACCATCATCAGATTGGTGGAGTCCTCCATGTGTAGCCAGGCCGTATCTACGTTGCCCAGCGGAATTCCATAGCGGATACTGTCACTCATAGCCCCTCCTTGAACGTCCCCTCTTACTTGCCAGGAGCGTTGATTCTTGCCTACACTATAAATCCTACGCACCAAAATGTCAATCCGCTTCAAGCGCCTGCGCAAGATCCGCGATGATGTCGGCCGGCTCCTCGATGCCCACGGAGAGGCGCACCAGGCCCTCGCCAATGCCAACCTGGGCGCGCTGCGCCGGCGTCAACGCGCGGTGCGACGCCATAACCGGGTAGAGCAGCAGGCTGTAGACATCACCGAGCGACGTGCCAGTCAGCAGCAGGCGCGCGCGTTCGAGGAAGCGCCGCACCTGCGCTTGCCCGGCGTCGCGTATGACGAAGCTCACCATGCCGCCGTAGGCTGATTGGCCGTCGGGCGCCTGCAACAACTGTGCGGCCACCGCGTGCTGCGGATGGCCGGGCAGGCCGGGGTAGTTGACCTGCGCCACGCGTGGATGCGCCCCCAACCAGGCGGCTACCTGCAGCGCAGACGCGCAGTGCTGGCGCATGCGCAGCGGCAGCGTCTTCAGCCCGCGCAGGGCCAGCCAGGCCTCGAAGGGCGAAAAATTGGCGCCCAACATCTTCAGTTGGTCGGTCAGGCGCGCCTCATGCACCCGCCCGGTCACGACCGCACCGCCCAGCACATCGTCATGCCCGCCGATGTATTTGGTGACCGAATGGACCACAAAGTCAGCCCCATGCTCCAGCGGGCGCAGCAAATAGGGCGTGGTGAAGGTGCTGTCTACGATGACCATCGCTCCGGCCGCATGGGCCAGATTCACCAGGGCCGGCACGTTCGCCACCTTGAGCAGCGGATTGGAAATCGTTTCGCACACCAGCACCGTGGGCGCCGTGGCGCGCAGCACCGCGGCCACTTCATCCAGGTTGGTGACATCCACAAAGTGGGTGGTCACCCCCTGCTCTTTGAGCAGGCGGTCGAGCAGGGTGTAGGTTGCGCCATAGCAGTCGCGTGCGGCCACCACGCGGGCGCCCGCTTGCACCCCCGCGGCCAACAACGCCGCAACCATGGCCGCCATGCCCGACGCGTAGGTCAGCGCGACGTCGGCGTTTTCCAGGTCGGCCAGGGCCACTTCGAAGGCGTGTGTCGTCGGGTTGCCGTAGCGGCGGTAGACAAAACCATCCCTGGCGCGGCCGAGGACGGCGTCCAGGTCCTCCATCGCGTCGTACAGGTAGGTCACAGCCGGGTGAATCGGCGTGGTGGTGGGTGTATAATCAGGCGCGGGCAGGCGCTCGCCGGCGTGAACTGCACGCGTAAACAGACTCGTCATCGAAATGTGGCTCCCTTCGCACTTGGCGTGACGCGGCGGCGCTGACGACCGTCGCTGCTGGTGTACCAGTGTACCCCCGCGGCGGCGCTGACGGCCGGCGCTGCTAGTGTACCAGTGTACCCCCGCGGCGGCGCCCTGTCAAAACCGATTCCGCAAAAGTCCTGGCAATATCTATTTTTTGGCCTGACCCGGCTTCTTGTGGTACGATTAGCCGAGCACAGGCCACAAGAATCATGCGCTTGATCTCTTGGCTGTCCAACCTCATCCGATAGGAATTGCGGCGATGACGACTCACCTGACCCAAACGAAGCCTCCCGTCCTTTCTGTCGTGCTTCCCGTCTTTTCTGTCGTGCTTCCCGTCTTCAATGAACGCGAGAGCCTGGCGGAACTCCATCGGCGCCTGAGCAGTGTCATGATCGCGCTGGCCGAGCCGTATGAGATCATCTACGTGGACGATGGCAGTCGCGACGGCTCAGGCGACCTGCTGGCTGCCATCCAACAGAATGATGCACAGGTGCGCGTGCTGCACCTGTCGCGCAATTTCGGTCACCAGGCCGCTATCAGCGCAGGGCTTGACCATGCGGGCGGAGATGCCGTCATCGTACTGGATGCCGATCTGCAGGACCCGCCGGAGGTTCTGCCCGCGCTGCTGGCCCAATGGCGCCTGGGCTTCGATGTGGTCTACGCGGTTCGCCGGGAGCGCAAGGAGAACCTGTTCAAACGCAGCGCCTACGACATCTTCTACCGCCTCCTGCGCCAGGTCGCTAACGTCGAGATTCCGCTCGACGCCGGTGATTTTTGTGTGCTCGATCGCCGCGTGGCCGACGTGCTGCGCAAAATGCCAGAGCGCAACCGCTTCATGCGCGGCATTCGCAGTTGGATCGGTTTTCGTCAGATCGGCGTGCCCTACAATCGTGCGGCCCGCTTTGCCGGTCAACCCAAGTACAGCCTGCTCAAACTCCTGCGCCTGGCTTTCGATGGCTTCTTCTCCTTCTCCTACCTGCCGCTGCGCCTCGCCTCTCTGTTTGGCCTGCTCGTCTCGTTCCTGGGTTTTCTACTCTCCGTGTGGACGGTTTACAAACGCTTCACCCTGCCCGAGTTCCCCTCCGGCTTTGCCACCATCGTCGTGGGCGTGATGTTCCTGGGCGGCATCCAATTGATCGCCCTCGGCGTCATCGGCGAATATGTCGGTCGCATCTTCGATGAAGTCAAGCAGCGCCCGCTCTACATCATCGGCGAACGCCGCGGATTCGATGATGAGCGTCAGGCCCCGGATGCTTGAGGAGACGCCCACAACCGCCATGCGCATCCTGATGTTGGACAACGAATTCCCGCCGCTCGGCGGTGGCACCGGTGTGGTCAACTACCACCTGCTGGACGAACTACGTCACCGCGTCCCCCCCATTCACGTGGATCTGATCACTTCCAGCCGCTCCAGGCGCCGCTTCGAATATGAAGAAATGACGCCAGCAATCCGCCTGCACAAGGTGCCGGTGGACAACCGTAACATCCATCACTCAACCAATATCGAACTGCTGCGCTACACCTGGCGCGGCTACCGCTACGCGCGACGCCTGGCCGCACGCGCACCCTACGACCTGTGCTTTGCCTTTGCCGGGGTGCCGGCCGGGGGCATCGCCTGGGCGTTGCGACGCACGCTGGGCCTGCCGTACATTGTTTCTCTGCAAGGCCCGGATGTGCCCGGTTTCGAAAACCGTTACCGTTATGTCTATGCCGCCTTGACGCCCTTCATTCGCCAGATCTGGCGCGAGGCCGCGGCCGTCATTGCCATCAGCCAACGGCACCGCACCCTGGCCTGGCAGACTGCGCCCGGCCTGCCCATAGACATCATCGTCAACGGCGTTGACCTGGCGCAGTTCACGCCGGTGTCTCAGGCGCCGCGGCCTGCAGGCACGCCGGTCACGGTGCTCTGCGCAGCGCGGCTGATCGAGCGCAAGGGGCAGCAACACCTGCTGGGCGCGCTGGCCCGCCTGGCGAGCCAGGGCGTGTCCCTGCGTGTCATCCTGGCCGGCACCGGCGACGCCGAGCCGCTGCTGCGCCAGCAGGCGCAAACCCTGGGCCTGCAGGACAAGGTCCAATTCCTCGGCTTTGTGGAGCGCAGCGCGATGCCCGCGGTCTATGCGCAGGCTGATATCTTTTGCCTGCCTTCTTTCAATGAAGGCATGTCCATGGCCCTCCTGGAAGCCATGGCGAGCGGCCTTCCCGTCATTGTCACCACAACCGGCGGCCTGGAAGAACTGCTGGATGGCAACGGGTTGGTCGCGCCCTGGGCCGACGTCGAGGCCCTGGCCGGCGCGCTGGCAACCCTGGCGCAGGATGACCCACTACGCGCCGAGTACGGCCGCCGTGGCCGCCAGATCGCCGAGCGCTTCACCTGGCCGGCGATCGTCCAGCAGTATGTGCAGCTCTGCCAGCGCGTGCTCGACCGCCAGCCTGGCAGGAGTCGCCATGACGCCCACTAGCCGCCGCGACGCCGCGCCGCTGCGCGTGACCCTCATCAACCTGTGGCCGCGCGGCGGCATGGCGCACTACACCGCCGCGCTGGCCAACGCCCTGGCCCAGGAGCCGGATGTGCGCGTGACGGCCGTGGTGGCACAGGCGCCCGCGCCGCTCGGCTTTGCGCCCGCTGTCACCCTGGCGCCGGTTGACATTCCCACCGGCAACCGCCTGGCAGACCTGGCGCGCCTGCCGCGTCAACTGCTGCACGTGCCCGCGTATCTGCGCACCGTGCAGGCCACCGCGCCCGACATCATCCACGCCAACTTGAGCACGCACCCCTGGGAACTGGCCACGCTGCCCTGGCTGCGCCGGCGCTGGCCGCTGGTAGTCACGCAGCACGAGGTCAGCATCAAACCTGGCGAGGGCGGCTGGCGCAAACGTTGGAACGTGTGGGCCGGGCCACGCTATGCGCACCACCTGTTTGTGCATGGACAGGCGCTGGCCGCGGAACTACAGCGCACGCGGTTGGCGCCGGCCGCGCGCATCAGCGTGTTGGCGCACGGCTGGTACGATTTTCTGACCCAGTGGGCCGGCGCCCAGGACGAAGAGCCGCACACCGTCCTGTTTTTTGGCCGCATCAA
Proteins encoded:
- a CDS encoding wax ester/triacylglycerol synthase family O-acyltransferase; this translates as MSDSIRYGIPLGNVDTAWLHMEDSTNLMMVSGLFIFDKPVDFTRLRDTVQYRWVERFSRFRHKVVRQGNKAYWITDRNFDLNSHIHRIALPPPGDKTALQDFISDLMSTPLDFSKPLWQMHYIENYGEGSVLLMRLHHCIADGIALMHVMLSSTDTDPDAPYPTPPERQERHSPGWLESTLRSALGMVSTARKVTDTLIHEGLETLTNPSHALDLASQGASAAAALGKILLLGPDPHTVYKGSLGVSKRVAWSQAIPLANVKLIGKALGGTVNDVLLTAMTGALRRYMEFRDDPTDGINIRAMVPVNLRPLEEAYKLGNRFGLIYLSLPIYLVDPRERLHELKQRMDDIKNTPEALVAFQILNTLGLMPIQVADQMVNIFGMKSSAVMTNVPGPRQAVYFAGQKIVTNMFWVPQSGRMGLGVSIFSYNDTVVLGIATDTGLVPDPEKINEYFEQEFVDLLAFAQQTQTLAHPALAAPTEPAAATPAPDQAADSPTVTPAPVKQPRRRRQPVETIAVDEPAATAGVEDLMQALAVPEAPAVPLLVHETLIETAVAVVAEPPVLFTPTVPINGTHAAQIEMPVTLATPQPCVAVTKSGRSCKNVALAGSAYCRVHQV
- a CDS encoding PLP-dependent transferase; this translates as MTSLFTRAVHAGERLPAPDYTPTTTPIHPAVTYLYDAMEDLDAVLGRARDGFVYRRYGNPTTHAFEVALADLENADVALTYASGMAAMVAALLAAGVQAGARVVAARDCYGATYTLLDRLLKEQGVTTHFVDVTNLDEVAAVLRATAPTVLVCETISNPLLKVANVPALVNLAHAAGAMVIVDSTFTTPYLLRPLEHGADFVVHSVTKYIGGHDDVLGGAVVTGRVHEARLTDQLKMLGANFSPFEAWLALRGLKTLPLRMRQHCASALQVAAWLGAHPRVAQVNYPGLPGHPQHAVAAQLLQAPDGQSAYGGMVSFVIRDAGQAQVRRFLERARLLLTGTSLGDVYSLLLYPVMASHRALTPAQRAQVGIGEGLVRLSVGIEEPADIIADLAQALEAD
- a CDS encoding glycosyltransferase family 2 protein, which codes for MTTHLTQTKPPVLSVVLPVFSVVLPVFNERESLAELHRRLSSVMIALAEPYEIIYVDDGSRDGSGDLLAAIQQNDAQVRVLHLSRNFGHQAAISAGLDHAGGDAVIVLDADLQDPPEVLPALLAQWRLGFDVVYAVRRERKENLFKRSAYDIFYRLLRQVANVEIPLDAGDFCVLDRRVADVLRKMPERNRFMRGIRSWIGFRQIGVPYNRAARFAGQPKYSLLKLLRLAFDGFFSFSYLPLRLASLFGLLVSFLGFLLSVWTVYKRFTLPEFPSGFATIVVGVMFLGGIQLIALGVIGEYVGRIFDEVKQRPLYIIGERRGFDDERQAPDA
- a CDS encoding glycosyltransferase family 4 protein, with translation MLEETPTTAMRILMLDNEFPPLGGGTGVVNYHLLDELRHRVPPIHVDLITSSRSRRRFEYEEMTPAIRLHKVPVDNRNIHHSTNIELLRYTWRGYRYARRLAARAPYDLCFAFAGVPAGGIAWALRRTLGLPYIVSLQGPDVPGFENRYRYVYAALTPFIRQIWREAAAVIAISQRHRTLAWQTAPGLPIDIIVNGVDLAQFTPVSQAPRPAGTPVTVLCAARLIERKGQQHLLGALARLASQGVSLRVILAGTGDAEPLLRQQAQTLGLQDKVQFLGFVERSAMPAVYAQADIFCLPSFNEGMSMALLEAMASGLPVIVTTTGGLEELLDGNGLVAPWADVEALAGALATLAQDDPLRAEYGRRGRQIAERFTWPAIVQQYVQLCQRVLDRQPGRSRHDAH
- a CDS encoding glycosyltransferase family 4 protein; this translates as MTPTSRRDAAPLRVTLINLWPRGGMAHYTAALANALAQEPDVRVTAVVAQAPAPLGFAPAVTLAPVDIPTGNRLADLARLPRQLLHVPAYLRTVQATAPDIIHANLSTHPWELATLPWLRRRWPLVVTQHEVSIKPGEGGWRKRWNVWAGPRYAHHLFVHGQALAAELQRTRLAPAARISVLAHGWYDFLTQWAGAQDEEPHTVLFFGRIKAYKGLEYLVEAMPLVQAAVPDVHFLVVGGEGDMAPYRRLPGAQAAAVTWVNRFVEDAEAAAFFRRASLVVLPYTDGSASGVIAAAYAFARPVIATRVGSLPEAVVDGVTGLLIPPRNAAALAAAISGLLSDDPRRRALGAAGRQWAQQHLSWADIAHQTVAVYRQLAWKSAG